The bacterium HR11 genomic interval TGGGCGCTTATTTTCTTCTCGTCGTGGGGGTCAGCGTCGGGCTGATGCTCCGTCAGCGGACGGCCGAGGACTACTACCTCGGCGGCCGTCGGGTCCCGGCGACCCTCATCGCCGGTTCCATCGTAGCGACGCAGGCCAGCGCCGTCAGCTTAGTCGGGGGACCGGCCTTCGTGGCCCTTCGGAAAGACGGGGGACTTCTGTGGCTTCAATATGAACTGGCCCTGCCTCTGGCGATGGCGGCCCTGATCCCCCTGGCGGCGGCCTTTCACCGATGGCGGGTCTGGAGCATTTATGAGTTCCTCGAGGTCCGGCTGGGTCGGCCCGTGCGGGTGGCCGTCAGCGGCCTCTTTCAAGTCTCCCGGGCTCTGGCGACCGGTGTGAGCCTTTACGCCACGGCCCTGATCTTTCACGTCGTCCTGGACGTTCCCCTGGCGTGGACCGTCCTGGCCGTCGGGGGTGTCAGCCTCCTGTACACGCTCATGGGCGGGATCCTGGCCGACATCGTGTCGGACCTCCTGCAACTGGGGGTCCTCTGGGTGGGCGTCCTCGTCGGGGTAGCGATCCTCTGGGAGAGCGGGGGACCCGACCTCCTCCGTCGGGTCGAGCCGGCCCGGTGGCAAACGCTGGACCTCGCCGGCCACGGGTGGGGCGACGGACGCCCTTACGGCTTCTGGCCCATGCTCATCGGGGGCCTCTTTCTGTACATGTCCTACTACGGTTGCGACCAAAGTCAGGCTCAGCGCTTGCTGACGGCGCCGGACGCCCGGACGGCCGCCCGGGCGCTCCTTTACAACGGCCTCCTCCGGTATCCCCTCGTCCTGACTTACGTCGTCTTCGGTCTCCTGCTGGCCGGTTGGCTCCAAGTCCAGACGCCCCCGTGGATGGCGCACGTCCGTCAGGACCCCAACGGCCTCGTCCCGTGGTTTGTCCGGGAGACGCTTCCGACCGGCCTGCGGGGCCTCTTCCTGGCGGCCCTGCTGGCGGCGGCCATGTCGAGCTTCGACAGCGCCTTCAATTCCATCAGTGCGGCGACCTTCCGGGACCTCCAGATGGTGGGCCTCTTGCCGGCCCGTTGGACGCGGCCCCGGCGGGAAGTCTGGGTCTCCCGGTTCATCACGTTCCTGTGGGGAAGCTTCTGTATGGCCTTCGGCATCGGACTCGGACGGGTCCCGATCCCGACCGTCATCGAGCTCATCAACATGGTCGGGTCGCTCCTGTACGGGCCGATCCTGGCGACGTTTGTCATCGCCCTGGTCCTTCGGGGGGTCGAGTCCCGGGACGTCCTGTGGGGCATCGCCGCCGGCCTGGGTCTTAACGGGTGGGTCGCCGGTGTCTATCCGGGCGTGAGCTGGTTGTGGTGGAACGTCCTGGGCTTTGCGGGGACGGTCGTCGGGACCCTCCTCTCGGCGGGATCCCACCGCCGGTCCGTTCGGTGGGATTCAGCGGCCTTCCAGGGGCCGGAAAGTCGCGCCCTGGGGCGACGATACGGTCGGACTCTTGTGGGGGTCTTTTTCGGGATCCTTCTTATCACAGGCCTCCTGGGCCGCTATGGGAGGGCCGTGGCCGCGGGATGACGGGCCTCGCCATCGTAAGGCCGATGGGCCGGTGCGCGGAGCCCAGGCGTCTGCACCCGGGGCGTACGGACCTCCGGCGGGGACCCGGTCGCCGGTCCCCTGATACCCGAGACCCGGTTTACGGCTCGGCGACGGCGAGGCCCAGGACCCGGTCGGACGGCTCGAGGCGGTCGACCTCCCAGAAGAAGAAATGCTCGGACCCCCGGATGACGGCGATGGGCATGAAGAGGCGGTCCGTGAGATTCTGCAGAAACTGCTCGGGCGTCGTGGCTTCCTGGACGACAAGGACCGTCTCGGTCGTCCGCCCGTGTTCGATCCACCAGTCCCAGTCCTGGACCTCGAAGGCGCCCAGTCGGAAGCCTCGGGCCTGCGCGCCCCGGAGGGCCTCCCGGAGCTCATCCGGGCGGTCTCCCGCTTCCAGGACGAAGACGGTCGGGACGGCCAAGTCGCGCCGGGCCAGTCGGGTGCTCAGGACGTTGACTTCGTCGTTGGGGGTCATCGCAATCAGGAGGGCCGCCTCTCCGGCGTGGGCCGTCTCCAGGACTTCCCGTCGGAGGGCGTCGCCCTCGACGACCTGGAGGCCGGCGCGGGCCGCTTCCTCGCAGTTCTCCCGGTTCCGGTCGACCAGCCATACGGGTCGGGTGGCCGACAGGTATCGGGCGACCGTCCGGGCCGTCGGTCCGGCCCCGATGAGGACGACCGCCCGTCGGGGCCCGGTCGGGGCGGCGGCTTTCCACTTCTGGGCCTCCTGGGGGTCGTCCCATCGGCGCACGAGTTCGTCCTTGAGGGCCTCGAAGACGGCGGCCTGGGCGTCAAAGAAGGCCTCCGCCTCGGCGTCCGGCACGTCGGCCAGCTCGTTGATCAGCGAGGCGACCCGGGCGTTGTACAGGGGAAGCATGATGTCGAGGAGCTTGCCCTTGTGGCGAGGCCAGTTCTTGTACGTCACGGCAAAGGCGTAGACGCACCGAACCCACGTCTCGATGGGGAGGCGAAACTCCTCGGCCGGCCGGTAGGCCAGGTCCAGGAGGGCATGGTACGTCGGGGGGTCCAGGACGTTCTGCCACAGGGGACCGAAGTAGAGGACGCCCAAGCGGAAGGCCTCCAGGAGGGGCTCCATCGAGATGCTGAAGGGCTCGGGCCGGCCCGGCGGCTCTTCGCCCAGGATTTCGACGGGCTGACTTCCCCGGACGGACTTCCAGAAGGCCTCGTGGGTCTGCATGAGGGTAAAGACCGTCCCGACGACCTGCCGGAACATGGGGCCCAGATGCTCGGCCGGGTCCTTGACGTCGTGGACCTTCGTGCCCAGGCGGGCCTGGCCGATGCGGAATCGATGGACGATGGCCGTGACCGTCAGCCAGGCGTCCACGCCGAAGCGGGCCACGTCGGTCTCCCATACGTCGTGCTCCAGATACCGCCGGACGGCCGTCTGGGAGAGGGCAAAGTCGCCGCCGATGGGCTGGCGGATCTGGAGGCCGTAGAGGGCCCGGGTCAGGTTATAGACGATGGTATTCGTGATCGTGCCGTCGTACTTATAGCGACGGTAGTAAGGGGCGATGAAGTCATAACCCCGTTCGAGGACGGGCTCGGCCAGGTTCCGAATCCATTCGGGCGTGACGGACCGCAGGTCGGCGTCCAGCAGGACGCAGGCCCGGGCCTGCAGGAATTCGGCCGCCTCCAGGATGGCCCGGACGGCCGTCCCCTTGCCGGGCAGGCCCCGGTAGATGGTCACCAGCGTCTCGACGTTGTAGGAATCGACCCGGACTTCCTCGGCCGCCTCCCGGGTGTCGTCGACCGACCCGCCGTCGGCGACCAGGACGAGGCCGAGGCAGTCAGGGAAGTAGGTCTGGAGGCCCTGGACGGCCGTCTGAAGGACATGCCCGACGGTCGCCGCCGTGTTGTAGGACGGGATGCCGACGACGATGTCGGCCCGGCCCAGGCGTTCGAGCCGTCGGCGGGCCGAATCCCGGAGGGCCGTCGAAAACCGCATGGTCCGCCTCCGGCTTCAGATGCAAGATAGGGATGCGGGCTACGGGATGCAAGATGCGGGTCTCGGGTTCCGGGCTCGGGAATTCGGCAGACGGCATCGGCCGGACTGTCCGGAGGCCGGGCATGGGTGCAGAACGATGGGGGTCGGTTCCGGCCGAACACCGGTGTCGTCCGGTGCGTTTGTACGGTATGCACGTAGATCGCCACGTCCCGGAAGCCTCTAACCGGCGGAGGACGGGTCATGAAACGAGCGGCCTGGACCCTCGGGATCCTATTCCTGTTCCTGATAACCCTCGTGGGGACGCCTCGGGCGACGGCTCAGGAGGCCCGCCGGCCGGCGCCACCTGAAAAGCCGGCTGAGAGGCCGACCGTCGAGAAAAAGCCCCTCGTCCCGACCGAGGACAAGCTTTCCGTCACTCAGCATACCGTCCGGCTGGCCGACGGCCAGGTCTTACGGTATACGGCTACGGCCGGTCACTACGTCTTGCGGGACGAAGACGGCACGCCCAAGACGGCCATCTTTTTCATCGCTTACACGCGGGACGACGTGACGGACAAGTCCCGACGGCCCATCACGTTTGCCTTCAACGGCGGGCCCGGCTCCTCGTCGGTCTGGCTCCATATGGGCGCCTTCGGCCCCCGGCGGGTCCGGATGACGGATGAGGGAGCGGCCCTCCCGCCGCCGGGTTCTTATGCCGACAATCCGTACACGCTCTTGGACGTCACGGACCTCGTCTTCATCGACCCGACGACGACCGGTTACAGTCGGGCCGAGCCGGGTCAGGAGGCCAAGCAGTTCCACGCGTACGAGGCCGACATCGAGTCCGTCGGAGAATTCATCCGCCTGTATACGACCCGCTTCCAGCGGTGGGCCTCACCGAAGTACCTGGCCGGGGAGAGCTACGGGACGACCCGGGCGGCCGGCCTGGTCCGCTATCTCCAGGACCGCCACGGCATGTACTTCAACGGCGTGGTCCTCATCTCGTCGATCCTGAACTTCCAGACGGCCCGCTTCGACGTCGGCAACGACCTGCCCTATGTACTCTTCCTGCCGACCTATACGGCCACGGCGTGGTATCACAAAAAACTGCCGGCCGACCTTCAGGCCGACCTCCGCCGGGCGCTCGCAGAGGCGCAACGCTTCGCAGAGACGGACTACACGCTGGCCCTCATGAAGGGCGACGACCTGACGGAGGCCGAGCGGCGGGACGTCGCCGCCCGACTGGCCCGCTACACGGGTCTCTCGGAAGACTACATCCAGAAGTCGAACCTGCGGGTCCCCATCTTCCGGTTCGTCAAGGAGCTCCTGCGGGACCGCCGCCTCACCGTCGGCCGCCTGGACTCGAGATTCACCGGCATGGACCGAGACGCCGCCGGCGAGACCTTCGAGTTCGACCCGAGCTACGCCGTCATTCAGGGCGCCTTCACGGCGGCCCTCAACCACTACGTACGGTCCGAGTTGAAGTATGAAAGCGACCTTGTGTATGAAATCCTGACAAACCGGGTCCGCCCCTGGCGATTCGAGCCGGCCGAGAACCGCTACCTCAACGTGGCCGAGTCCCTGCGGGCGGCCCTGACGCAGAATCCCCACCTGCGGGTCTTCGTCGCCAGCGGGTACTACGACCTGGCAACGCCCTTCTTTGCGACGGACTACACTCTCCGACACATGGGCCTGGAGCCCGCCCTTCGGAAGAACATCGAGGTCCACTACTACGAGGCCGGGCACATGATGTACATCCACCGCCCCTCGCTGGAGCGGCTGAAGGCAGACCTCCGGGCGTTCTTCCAGCGGTCCTCGGGAGAGTAGCCCAGGGGCTCTGAAAAGAGACCATAGACCACAGACCACAGACCTAACGGGGTCATCGGGATACCCCGTCTCGAAGCGAGCCAGACTCCAAAAGTAGGTCTATAGTCTATGGTCGATGGTCGATGGTCTCTTCCGCAGAGACCTGGCCCCTGGGGCCCAGGACCTGTAGTATGCCTTCGGTGGAGATTCATCCATGCAGGTGCAGGCGGCGGTCCTGACGGACTTTCGACCCGACGGATGGCGCATCGAGGCCCGGGACGTCGAGGCCTCGCCGGGCGAGGTCGTCCTGCGGGTCCGGGCGGCCGGCATCTGCGGCCGGGACCGGGTCATCGTCCGGGGCGGTTTTCGGAACCTCCGGCCGCCTTTGGTCCTCGGGCATGAGGTCTTCGGGGACGTCGACGGCCGACCCTACGCCGTCTATCCGTTTCTGACATGCCGGCAGTGCGGCTTCTGCCTCTCGGGGGAGGAGAACCTCTGTGAGGGCGATTTCCAGGTCTTGGGCGAAACGCGTCCCGGCGGATACGCCGAGGCCGTCGCCGTCCCGGAAAGTCTTCTGCTCCCGCTCCCGACCGACGCTTACGCCGACTATGCGGCGGCCGCCTGCGCCGTGGCGACGACCTTTCACGCCGTCCGGCAGGCCGGCGTCGGACCGGGGGCTCGCGTCCTCGTGACGGGCGCCGGGGGCGGCGTCGGCATCCACATGGTCCAGGTCCTTCGGCAGATGGGCCTGGCGGTCATCGCTATGGTGTCGAAGGCGAAGGCCGACGTCGTGGCGGGCCTGGGCGTCGAGGTCCTCTCGCCCCAGGACCGGCCGCCCGTCGTGGACGCCGTCTTCGAGAACGTCGGCGCTCCGACGATCAACCTGAGCCTGGCGGCCCTCCGGCGGAAGGGGACGCTCGTGTGGGTCGGCAACGTCACGGGCGAGGCGCCCCGGCTCCTGCGGCCGGCCGTGACGATCATGCGGGAGCACCGCATCGTCGGCTCGGCGGCTTACACCCGACGGGAGTGGGCCCTGGCCCTCGAGTGGATCGGGTCGGGCCGGGTCCGGCCGTTCTATCGGACGTTCCCCCTGGCGGCCGTCGCCGAGGCCTATGCGGCCCTCGACCGGGGCGAGGTCGTCGGCCGGGCCGTCCTGGTGCCCTAATCGGCCGTCCGGGAATTCGGGCATTCGGCCGTCGGGCCGGTCGGCCGATAGGCTGTTTTCATCCCCGCCCCCCTCGCAGAGCGGGGTCGCGCCTCATCCCGCCTCCGCTGGTCCAAGCGGGGTGGTTTACAATGGGAACGGGATGCGGGGCCTCCCGACCCGGCGGACGTGTCGGGGGCCATTTGGCTATCCGGCCGTTCGGTCGCGGGATGGCTGAACGCCCGCATGCCCGGAGGCATCCCATGTTGGGAACGAACGAGGAATGGTACGAACGGGCCCAGAAGGTCATCCCGGGCGGCGTCCACTCGCCGGTCCGGGCCTTCCGGGCCGTCGGGGGCGTCCCCCGCTTCATCCTGCGGGGGGAGGGCGCCTACGTCTGGGACGTCGAGGACCGGGCCTACATCGACTACGTCATGTCCTGGGGCGCCCTGATCTTGGGGCATGCCCACCCGGCCGTCGTGGCGGCGGCCCAACGGGCGGCGGCCCGGGGAAGCTCCTACGGCATGCCGACCCCGACGGACGTCGAGCTCGCCGAACTCATCGCCGGCGCCTTCCCCTTCG includes:
- the sglT_2 gene encoding Sodium/glucose cotransporter, with the translated sequence MGTVDWVVLGAYFLLVVGVSVGLMLRQRTAEDYYLGGRRVPATLIAGSIVATQASAVSLVGGPAFVALRKDGGLLWLQYELALPLAMAALIPLAAAFHRWRVWSIYEFLEVRLGRPVRVAVSGLFQVSRALATGVSLYATALIFHVVLDVPLAWTVLAVGGVSLLYTLMGGILADIVSDLLQLGVLWVGVLVGVAILWESGGPDLLRRVEPARWQTLDLAGHGWGDGRPYGFWPMLIGGLFLYMSYYGCDQSQAQRLLTAPDARTAARALLYNGLLRYPLVLTYVVFGLLLAGWLQVQTPPWMAHVRQDPNGLVPWFVRETLPTGLRGLFLAALLAAAMSSFDSAFNSISAATFRDLQMVGLLPARWTRPRREVWVSRFITFLWGSFCMAFGIGLGRVPIPTVIELINMVGSLLYGPILATFVIALVLRGVESRDVLWGIAAGLGLNGWVAGVYPGVSWLWWNVLGFAGTVVGTLLSAGSHRRSVRWDSAAFQGPESRALGRRYGRTLVGVFFGILLITGLLGRYGRAVAAG
- the ggs gene encoding Glucosylglycerate synthase, producing MRFSTALRDSARRRLERLGRADIVVGIPSYNTAATVGHVLQTAVQGLQTYFPDCLGLVLVADGGSVDDTREAAEEVRVDSYNVETLVTIYRGLPGKGTAVRAILEAAEFLQARACVLLDADLRSVTPEWIRNLAEPVLERGYDFIAPYYRRYKYDGTITNTIVYNLTRALYGLQIRQPIGGDFALSQTAVRRYLEHDVWETDVARFGVDAWLTVTAIVHRFRIGQARLGTKVHDVKDPAEHLGPMFRQVVGTVFTLMQTHEAFWKSVRGSQPVEILGEEPPGRPEPFSISMEPLLEAFRLGVLYFGPLWQNVLDPPTYHALLDLAYRPAEEFRLPIETWVRCVYAFAVTYKNWPRHKGKLLDIMLPLYNARVASLINELADVPDAEAEAFFDAQAAVFEALKDELVRRWDDPQEAQKWKAAAPTGPRRAVVLIGAGPTARTVARYLSATRPVWLVDRNRENCEEAARAGLQVVEGDALRREVLETAHAGEAALLIAMTPNDEVNVLSTRLARRDLAVPTVFVLEAGDRPDELREALRGAQARGFRLGAFEVQDWDWWIEHGRTTETVLVVQEATTPEQFLQNLTDRLFMPIAVIRGSEHFFFWEVDRLEPSDRVLGLAVAEP
- the adh gene encoding Alcohol dehydrogenase is translated as MQVQAAVLTDFRPDGWRIEARDVEASPGEVVLRVRAAGICGRDRVIVRGGFRNLRPPLVLGHEVFGDVDGRPYAVYPFLTCRQCGFCLSGEENLCEGDFQVLGETRPGGYAEAVAVPESLLLPLPTDAYADYAAAACAVATTFHAVRQAGVGPGARVLVTGAGGGVGIHMVQVLRQMGLAVIAMVSKAKADVVAGLGVEVLSPQDRPPVVDAVFENVGAPTINLSLAALRRKGTLVWVGNVTGEAPRLLRPAVTIMREHRIVGSAAYTRREWALALEWIGSGRVRPFYRTFPLAAVAEAYAALDRGEVVGRAVLVP